A stretch of the Lineus longissimus chromosome 10, tnLinLong1.2, whole genome shotgun sequence genome encodes the following:
- the LOC135494511 gene encoding uncharacterized protein LOC135494511, with protein sequence MDTEMNDNLADMPVRSNQRNDLPKVHQRQRKDSVISFSPSTNSQTPILKPRSISQSSYGGSSIDSGSSSASTEDKVQITKLKFYIKVGFGILIPFVIILFIAVIYLVIAVHTYNDIRYPDGKLSSFGKQTDRDEKEPLCIECAKLQFTLAPENIILDKLVRKMEGGKQICCAGTAEQTDLFLKRYIDVKLKEERASGGLCMGTSAGLSGRDFRSSRSATNPKDGVRCTNSQNPSVHLIGTDEMGDADLNNGPSKITKWADNSDIAFRNSVGFNKKTGTLSVPKSGFYYVYSQIHFIQIFPRVSSYPNPGEHSAHDRTPNSNSLTHTIMRTHLRYYPEEMLKRRQSQCWVTNKLYSEYTSYMGGIMNLRQGDEVFVEVSNKSMISNQSKMNFFGLFYVSPNERP encoded by the exons ATGGATACGGAAATGAATGATAATTTGGCGGATATGCCTGTCCGGAGTAATCAAAGGAATGACCTGCCAAAAGTACACCAGCGGCAGCGAAAGGACTCAGTGATTAGCTTCTCACCGAGCACCAACTCCCAAACACCCATCCTAAAACCAAGGAGCATCTCTCAGAGTTCTTACGGAGGGAGTTCCATTGACAGTGGCAGTAGCTCTGCCTCCACGGAAGACAAAGTGCAAATTACGAAGTTGAAATTTTACATCAAAGTTGGATTTGGGATTCTCATTCCTTTTGTGATCATCTTATTTATTGCTGTCATATATCTCGTCATAGCCGTCCACACTTATAACGATATTCGCTACCCAGACGGGAAATTGTCTAGCTTTGGCAAACAGACTGATCGTGACGAGAAGGAGCCTCTTTGCATCGAATGTGCGAAGCTGCAATTTACGCTTGCTCCCGAGAACATCATCCTTGATAAGCTGGTGAGAAAAATGGAAGGGGGCAAGCAAATCTGCTGCGCAGGGACTGCCGAGCAGACAGACCTCTTTTTGAAGAGA taCATCGATGTAAAGTTGAAAGAAGAAAGAGCAAGTG GTGGGCTGTGTATGGGCACCTCCGCAGGTCTCTCAGGGCGAGATTTCAGGAGCAGCCGCAGCGCCACCAACCCCAAGGATGGAGTCAGATGTACTAACTCGCAGAATCCTTCCGTTCATTTGATCGGTACTGATGAGATGGGGGATGCAGATTTGAATAACG GTCCCAGCAAAATCACCAAATGGGCTGACAACTCTGATATCGCCTTCCGTAACAGCGTCGGCTTCAATAAGAAGACTGGAACACTGAGTGTCCCCAAGAGTGGCTTCTACTATGTCTATAGCCAGATTCACTTCATCCAA ATCTTCCCTCGCGTTTCGAGTTACCCGAACCCCGGAGAACACTCGGCACACGACAGAACCCCCAACTCCAACAGCCTAACACACACCATCATGCGGACCCACCTCCGGTATTACCCCGAGGAGATGCTGAAGCGACGACAGTCACAGTGCTGGGTGACCAACAAGCTCTACAGCGAATACACAAGTTATATGGGCGGCATAATGAACTTGCGACAGGGCGATGAGGTATTTGTGGAGGTGTCGAACAAGTCGATGATTTCGAATCAGTCAAAGATGAATTTCTTCGGCTTGTTCTATGTTTCACCGAATGAGAGGCCGTGA